In Pedobacter sp. SL55, the following proteins share a genomic window:
- a CDS encoding DUF1569 domain-containing protein, translating into MDLPNIFAKEVTEGVIERINKLTPNSQPLWGKMNVAQMLAHCNVTYEMVYTDQHPKPGFLMGFILKNFVKRLVVSAKPYPKNNKTAPAFLITEEKAFEVEKQRLIDYILETEVLGSYIFDGKMSHSFGPLSANEWNNMFYKHLDHHLKQFGV; encoded by the coding sequence ATGGATCTACCTAATATCTTTGCAAAAGAAGTCACCGAAGGTGTAATAGAAAGAATAAACAAGCTAACTCCAAATTCGCAACCCTTATGGGGCAAAATGAATGTTGCACAAATGTTAGCGCATTGTAATGTCACTTACGAGATGGTTTATACCGATCAACATCCTAAGCCAGGCTTTTTAATGGGCTTTATCTTAAAAAATTTTGTAAAAAGACTAGTGGTAAGTGCAAAGCCCTATCCAAAAAACAACAAAACTGCGCCTGCATTTTTAATTACCGAAGAGAAAGCCTTTGAAGTAGAAAAACAACGCTTAATTGATTATATCCTCGAAACAGAGGTGCTGGGTTCTTATATTTTTGATGGAAAAATGTCGCACTCTTTTGGCCCATTGAGCGCTAACGAATGGAATAATATGTTTTACAAGCATTTAGATCATCATTTGAAGCAATTTGGTGTTTAA
- a CDS encoding TonB-dependent receptor domain-containing protein, with protein MLVTTATPTTANGRTVQTKTTVIGDTRALSLYGGDEWKISEKLRLDLGLRLDNQNVDGRRPYYGLLANGSPNISAASSPNILGYTDYNITTTNWAASIGANYKVSPTASTFVRVTKAYNMPNIGDYNASAYNPDNIKSRPVYLAEVGYKYAKNNLGVFASGSYSTIKNASLTINVPTTAAGLQSLIAFGSTRTWSAEWEVSYKLVKPLTLRWTGTVQDSRYTDYSAPTSRNAAVAAEYGDRVYSFTGNRTERVPSLNTELSGTLDIQKFNLFVAANYVGNRFTSPAESYKLPAYVVMKAGAGYNFTKTLAFRVWADNLTNARVLTEGDVRGDQFRDFANVAPGTLMIGRTLLQRTFFGSLAYSF; from the coding sequence TTGCTAGTTACCACGGCCACCCCTACAACTGCTAATGGCAGAACGGTTCAAACCAAAACAACAGTAATTGGCGATACTCGTGCCCTATCTTTGTACGGTGGTGATGAGTGGAAAATTTCCGAAAAACTACGTTTAGACTTAGGCTTACGTTTAGATAATCAAAACGTGGATGGCAGAAGACCTTATTATGGATTACTGGCCAACGGCAGTCCAAATATCTCAGCAGCATCATCGCCAAACATTTTAGGTTACACCGATTATAACATCACCACCACCAATTGGGCTGCGTCAATTGGCGCTAATTACAAAGTTAGTCCTACAGCAAGCACTTTTGTGAGAGTTACAAAAGCGTATAATATGCCAAACATTGGAGATTACAATGCTTCAGCTTACAATCCTGATAATATTAAAAGCCGACCAGTTTATTTAGCAGAAGTGGGTTATAAATATGCTAAAAACAACTTAGGTGTTTTCGCTTCTGGAAGTTACTCAACCATCAAAAACGCTTCTTTAACTATCAACGTACCAACTACAGCAGCAGGTTTACAATCTTTAATTGCCTTTGGTTCTACCAGAACTTGGAGTGCAGAATGGGAAGTTTCTTATAAATTAGTGAAACCGTTAACATTAAGGTGGACAGGTACCGTTCAAGACTCTAGATACACAGACTACTCTGCACCTACCAGCAGAAACGCGGCGGTAGCGGCAGAGTATGGCGACAGAGTATACAGTTTCACTGGCAACAGGACAGAACGAGTTCCTTCGCTAAATACAGAACTCTCTGGAACATTAGACATTCAGAAATTCAATTTATTTGTTGCTGCAAATTATGTTGGAAACCGATTTACTTCACCAGCAGAAAGCTACAAATTGCCTGCTTACGTAGTAATGAAAGCTGGTGCTGGTTATAACTTCACCAAAACATTAGCTTTTAGAGTTTGGGCCGATAACTTAACCAATGCCAGGGTATTAACCGAAGGCGATGTTAGGGGAGATCAGTTCCGCGACTTTGCCAATGTGGCTCCTGGCACGCTAATGATTGGCAGAACCTTATTGCAAAGAACGTTCTTCGGATCTTTAGCATATTCCTTCTAG
- a CDS encoding prolyl oligopeptidase family serine peptidase, with protein sequence MKRTSIFLVLFFLSITAFAQDLSLYKKDEFVTNGDTLKYRILYPENFDASKQYPVILFLHGRGESGNDNQKQLANGGKLFLNENFRNSNEVITIFPQCSQDSYWANVEIETVSNKRFFTFVKGGKPTKAMDLLVQFTDQFFKNTFVDPNRIYVGGLSMGGMGTFEILRRKPKTFAAAFAICGGDNPANTKKYKHVPLWIFHGGLDDVVTPQFSYGIYRERKKLGNEAKFTLYLKANHNSWDSAFAEPELLPWLLSNKK encoded by the coding sequence ATGAAAAGAACAAGCATATTCCTCGTATTATTCTTCCTAAGCATTACCGCCTTTGCTCAAGATCTTTCTCTTTACAAAAAAGATGAATTTGTTACCAACGGCGATACACTAAAGTACAGAATTCTGTATCCAGAAAACTTTGATGCGAGTAAGCAATATCCAGTAATCTTATTTCTTCATGGTAGAGGAGAGAGTGGTAACGACAACCAGAAACAACTGGCTAATGGCGGAAAACTATTCTTGAATGAGAATTTTAGGAACAGCAATGAAGTGATTACTATTTTCCCTCAATGCAGCCAAGATAGTTATTGGGCTAACGTAGAGATTGAAACAGTAAGCAATAAACGTTTTTTCACGTTTGTAAAAGGTGGTAAGCCTACAAAGGCGATGGATTTGTTAGTTCAGTTTACAGATCAGTTTTTTAAAAATACATTTGTAGATCCAAACAGAATTTATGTAGGTGGCTTATCGATGGGCGGCATGGGCACATTCGAAATTTTAAGAAGAAAACCAAAAACATTTGCCGCAGCTTTTGCGATTTGTGGCGGCGATAACCCTGCAAATACAAAAAAATACAAGCACGTTCCACTTTGGATTTTTCACGGTGGCTTAGACGATGTGGTTACCCCTCAGTTTTCGTATGGCATTTACCGAGAAAGAAAAAAATTAGGCAACGAAGCTAAGTTTACACTATATTTAAAGGCAAATCACAACAGCTGGGATAGTGCTTTTGCAGAACCAGAACTGCTGCCTTGGCTGTTGTCAAATAAAAAATAG
- a CDS encoding sugar phosphate isomerase/epimerase family protein produces the protein MTSRRDFIKKSGIGFAGLLITPSLFNNVLLDSKQEIGIQLFTVREQLNKDVKLTLKRIADIGFKQVETFYGYGEKMSGKGFWGLDAKELAQLLKTYGLKSGSGHYNTMQYLTDGNTDILKQQIEVANTLSQKYYTIPAMAPNVRQNGTVDGYKKMADLFNKAGELCKSNGLTLAYHNHAFEFVPLENKQTGFDILLKETDVKLLKFELDIFWVVNAGIDPITLFKQNEGRFAMWHVKDMDKNDSKVFTEVGTGRIDYKTIFENRKLAGNKYIFVEQDLIKKDPFESITESFNYINNNLLK, from the coding sequence ATGACTTCCAGAAGAGATTTTATAAAAAAATCAGGTATCGGCTTTGCCGGACTTTTGATTACCCCTTCCCTATTCAATAACGTTTTACTAGATAGCAAACAAGAAATCGGCATCCAATTATTTACCGTTCGCGAACAGCTAAATAAAGACGTAAAACTTACCTTAAAAAGAATTGCAGATATAGGTTTTAAACAAGTAGAAACCTTTTACGGCTACGGCGAAAAAATGTCGGGCAAAGGATTTTGGGGCTTAGATGCAAAAGAACTAGCACAATTGCTAAAAACTTACGGATTAAAATCTGGTAGTGGCCACTACAATACAATGCAATACCTAACTGATGGTAACACCGATATTTTAAAGCAACAAATAGAAGTAGCCAATACCCTATCGCAAAAATACTATACCATACCGGCGATGGCGCCAAATGTGAGGCAAAATGGTACAGTAGATGGCTATAAAAAAATGGCAGACCTTTTCAATAAAGCTGGAGAGTTATGCAAAAGCAACGGATTAACTTTGGCTTATCATAACCACGCTTTCGAATTTGTACCGCTAGAAAATAAACAAACAGGTTTCGATATCCTACTCAAAGAAACTGATGTAAAACTGTTAAAATTTGAATTGGATATTTTCTGGGTAGTAAATGCTGGTATAGATCCAATTACCTTATTCAAACAAAACGAAGGTCGCTTTGCGATGTGGCATGTAAAAGATATGGATAAAAATGACAGTAAAGTTTTTACCGAGGTGGGTACAGGCAGAATTGATTATAAAACGATATTCGAAAATAGAAAACTAGCAGGAAACAAGTACATTTTTGTAGAACAAGATTTAATTAAGAAAGATCCATTTGAAAGCATAACCGAAAGCTTCAATTACATAAACAACAACCTATTGAAATAA
- a CDS encoding RNA polymerase sigma-70 factor, which produces MLAYELIYNKYAKLLLRHAFSKTADKIVAEELVQNIFISLWENRQKLEVVNGQSYLFTALKFSIINHYRSLVVQNKYEDYLKVNAPITEDTALQNFEEKELSQQVELALNHLPEKTQEVFRLSRMQHHSNKEISSKLNISEKAVEYHITQSLKWLRQFLKKGVLSIFFYN; this is translated from the coding sequence GTGCTTGCCTATGAGCTTATTTATAATAAATATGCCAAGCTTTTATTGCGCCATGCTTTTAGCAAAACAGCTGATAAAATTGTTGCGGAAGAATTGGTTCAGAATATCTTTATCTCTCTTTGGGAAAATAGACAAAAATTAGAAGTAGTTAATGGGCAGAGCTATTTGTTTACTGCATTAAAATTCAGCATCATCAATCATTATCGTTCTTTGGTAGTGCAAAACAAGTATGAAGACTATCTTAAAGTAAACGCACCAATAACCGAAGATACCGCCCTACAAAACTTTGAAGAGAAAGAACTTTCGCAACAAGTTGAACTTGCTTTAAACCACCTCCCAGAAAAAACACAAGAGGTTTTTAGGCTAAGTAGAATGCAACACCATAGCAATAAAGAGATTTCCTCTAAGCTTAACATATCAGAAAAAGCGGTAGAATATCACATTACCCAATCTTTAAAATGGCTACGCCAATTCCTAAAAAAAGGTGTGCTTTCTATTTTTTTTTATAACTGA
- a CDS encoding NAD-dependent epimerase/dehydratase family protein — translation MTDKILVLGSNGQIGTELVTALRVTYGSDNVVACDIRRPDYEIKNAGPFEFVNVLDKDILKTIFEKYKPTQVYLLAALLSATGEQNPKLAWDLNMNGLLNVLDLALVYKTAKVYWPSSIAVFGPNSPKNKTPQFCTMDPNTVYGISKLAGERWCEYYHQKYGLDVRSIRYPGLISWKAAPGGGTTDYAIHIFHEALKKGSYSSFLSAETELPMMYMDDAIRGTIELMDAPADQLSIRSSYNFGGVSFTPEVLAAEIRKHIPDFKLTYAENDPRQDIANSWPKSIDDSFARNEWGWKPEFDIAKLTADMLMNLKK, via the coding sequence ATGACTGATAAAATACTGGTTTTAGGCTCAAATGGTCAGATAGGTACCGAATTGGTAACCGCACTTCGCGTTACTTATGGTAGCGATAACGTAGTAGCTTGCGATATTCGCAGACCAGATTACGAAATTAAAAATGCTGGTCCGTTTGAGTTTGTGAACGTATTAGATAAAGACATATTAAAGACCATTTTCGAGAAATATAAACCTACACAAGTTTATTTGTTAGCGGCTTTACTTTCAGCAACCGGAGAGCAAAATCCAAAATTAGCTTGGGATTTGAACATGAACGGCCTGCTAAATGTACTAGACTTGGCATTGGTTTACAAAACTGCAAAAGTTTACTGGCCAAGTTCTATCGCTGTTTTCGGTCCAAACTCTCCGAAAAATAAAACGCCACAGTTTTGCACCATGGATCCAAATACGGTTTATGGCATTAGTAAATTGGCAGGCGAGCGTTGGTGCGAGTATTATCATCAGAAATACGGTTTGGATGTGAGAAGTATCCGTTATCCTGGTTTAATAAGCTGGAAAGCAGCGCCAGGCGGTGGAACTACGGATTATGCCATTCATATTTTCCACGAAGCTTTGAAAAAAGGAAGTTACTCATCATTTTTATCGGCAGAAACAGAATTACCAATGATGTACATGGACGATGCCATTAGAGGTACGATTGAGTTAATGGATGCTCCAGCAGATCAGTTAAGCATTCGTTCTAGTTATAATTTTGGCGGAGTAAGTTTTACACCAGAAGTTTTAGCTGCAGAAATTAGGAAACACATTCCCGATTTTAAATTAACTTACGCAGAAAATGATCCAAGGCAGGATATTGCAAATAGTTGGCCAAAATCTATAGATGATAGTTTTGCAAGAAATGAATGGGGCTGGAAACCTGAGTTTGACATTGCAAAACTGACAGCAGATATGTTAATGAATTTAAAGAAATAA
- a CDS encoding GyrI-like domain-containing protein yields the protein MSNQIIQKFYVIGISIRTTNENGQSAKDIEKLWGKFWEQEIQKQIPNKLNEDIYAVYTAYETDFTKPYTTVIGAAVSSLENIPSGFVGITIETTAYQKFISKGKMPEAVFNTWLEIWGDDELNLQRSYKADFTIHGKKYYDGDHAEVETYIAVKE from the coding sequence ATGAGCAATCAAATTATTCAGAAGTTTTACGTTATCGGTATTTCTATTAGAACAACCAACGAAAATGGCCAATCTGCCAAAGATATTGAAAAGTTATGGGGCAAATTTTGGGAACAAGAAATTCAAAAGCAAATCCCTAACAAACTGAACGAAGACATTTACGCTGTTTACACAGCTTACGAAACAGATTTCACCAAACCTTACACTACTGTTATAGGGGCTGCAGTAAGTTCATTAGAAAATATTCCGAGCGGTTTTGTTGGCATTACCATTGAAACTACAGCCTACCAAAAGTTCATTTCTAAAGGAAAAATGCCTGAAGCTGTTTTTAACACTTGGCTAGAAATATGGGGCGATGATGAACTAAACCTGCAACGTTCTTACAAAGCTGACTTTACCATCCACGGTAAAAAATACTACGATGGAGATCACGCAGAAGTAGAAACCTATATTGCTGTGAAAGAATAA
- a CDS encoding carboxypeptidase-like regulatory domain-containing protein produces MKKNEIISLAKLAMRISLYQFLILAIFSFAASAYSVKAQGALDKEITLSAKNQNIKSIIDKIELLTSVKFVYSPKSIDALRKISINANKQKLGDLLNDYLEPHDVGFKVVDDIILLYSISAAKENGLILPRPEMRRDGVIIGTVTDGKGGPIVGASVQIKGTTTGATTDANGKFVIKKLEAGSYTIVVTYVGFISKEVTVDIRDENKTLDVALSEDNLQLEGVVVTGGGNPKTKLESSVALTSVSRKDIVNRAPLNSTDLLKAIPGLTVENAGGDGPGNVWVRGFPQQGGYIYLGIQEDGLPLLPTGFNTNPSVDQYYKTDLTIQNIEAIRGGNASILQYNTPGAVVNNLTYTGADQQYGSFKLTSGFSQGLYRFDGNTGGAISENVKYNIGGFYRTDQGVVDPGYSPANVGGQVKGNVTFGFKNKKGFIRLYGKYLNDITQFLLTSYYPYDGTGKPTTYKGFDMVTMSMSPIDTKWAFTDAYSGNSYNFNLEQGMHTKLGSGAVQFNYTTDNGWRINNTFKYQKTATDANYSAPNGIAARAAATQYYYIDGTAAPFSASDQVITTASNAQLNRDVQIVNYLDFKKQVKDHALFFGTGIHQYNRDDLR; encoded by the coding sequence ATGAAAAAAAATGAAATTATTTCATTAGCTAAACTTGCTATGCGGATTTCTTTATATCAATTTTTAATTCTTGCTATCTTTTCTTTCGCTGCCTCTGCCTACAGCGTGAAGGCTCAGGGCGCTTTAGACAAAGAAATAACGCTTTCCGCAAAAAATCAGAATATAAAATCTATTATCGATAAAATTGAATTATTAACGAGTGTAAAATTTGTTTACAGTCCAAAATCTATAGATGCATTAAGAAAAATATCTATTAATGCGAACAAACAAAAACTAGGCGATTTATTAAACGATTATTTAGAACCTCACGATGTAGGCTTTAAAGTAGTGGATGATATAATTTTATTGTATTCTATCAGCGCTGCTAAAGAAAATGGATTGATATTGCCAAGGCCAGAAATGCGTAGAGATGGTGTAATTATCGGAACAGTAACTGATGGCAAAGGTGGCCCCATTGTGGGTGCAAGTGTACAAATCAAAGGTACAACTACTGGTGCAACTACAGATGCTAACGGTAAATTCGTCATCAAGAAATTGGAAGCTGGGAGTTATACCATTGTGGTTACTTATGTGGGCTTTATTTCTAAAGAAGTTACCGTAGATATAAGAGATGAAAACAAAACTTTAGATGTTGCTTTATCTGAAGACAACTTACAGTTAGAAGGCGTAGTAGTAACTGGAGGCGGCAACCCGAAAACTAAACTAGAATCGAGTGTGGCCTTAACCTCGGTAAGTAGAAAAGATATCGTAAACCGTGCACCACTTAACAGTACCGATTTATTAAAAGCTATTCCAGGTTTAACCGTAGAAAATGCTGGTGGCGATGGCCCGGGTAACGTATGGGTACGTGGGTTTCCACAACAAGGTGGTTATATCTACTTAGGCATCCAAGAAGATGGTTTACCACTATTACCTACTGGTTTTAATACCAACCCGTCTGTAGATCAATACTATAAAACCGACTTAACGATACAAAACATTGAAGCTATTAGAGGGGGTAATGCATCCATTCTGCAATACAATACGCCTGGTGCAGTGGTGAATAATTTGACTTATACAGGTGCCGATCAGCAATACGGTTCTTTTAAGCTTACCTCTGGTTTTTCACAAGGTCTGTATCGTTTTGATGGGAACACTGGCGGTGCCATTAGCGAGAATGTAAAATACAACATTGGTGGTTTTTACAGAACAGATCAAGGTGTGGTTGATCCAGGCTATAGCCCTGCTAATGTGGGTGGACAAGTAAAAGGTAATGTTACTTTCGGTTTCAAAAACAAAAAGGGATTTATCAGATTATACGGTAAATACCTAAACGATATTACCCAATTTTTACTAACCAGTTACTACCCTTATGATGGTACGGGAAAACCAACCACCTATAAGGGATTTGATATGGTAACCATGTCCATGTCGCCAATAGATACTAAATGGGCATTTACAGATGCCTACAGCGGTAATAGCTATAATTTCAACCTAGAGCAAGGTATGCATACCAAGCTTGGCTCAGGTGCTGTGCAGTTCAATTACACAACGGATAACGGTTGGAGAATAAACAATACTTTCAAATATCAAAAAACAGCTACCGATGCAAATTATTCGGCACCAAATGGTATTGCTGCCCGTGCCGCTGCAACGCAATACTATTATATAGATGGTACGGCCGCTCCTTTCTCAGCCAGCGACCAAGTAATTACCACAGCCTCTAATGCTCAGTTAAACCGTGATGTACAAATTGTAAATTACCTCGATTTTAAAAAGCAAGTAAAAGATCATGCCTTGTTTTTCGGAACAGGTATCCATCAGTACAACAGAGATGATTTGCGTTAA
- a CDS encoding YebC/PmpR family DNA-binding transcriptional regulator, with the protein MGRAFEFRKERKFKRWSKMAVQFTRIGKDIVMAVKESGPNPETNSRLRTAMQNAKAVNMPKDRVEAAIKRATDKTLANYEEIVYEGYAPHGVAVLIETATDNTNRTVANVRSYFNKTNGSLGKTGSLDFVFNRKSIFRFAPTDELDLEELEFELIDAGLEELYVEADEEGNDVVVAQGAFENFGSLQKALEEKGLELKSSKLERIALSHHEVTEEQAADVMKLIDKLEEDDDVQAVYHNMAE; encoded by the coding sequence ATGGGAAGAGCATTCGAATTTAGAAAAGAAAGAAAATTTAAGCGTTGGTCTAAAATGGCCGTGCAGTTTACACGTATTGGTAAAGATATTGTAATGGCGGTTAAAGAGTCTGGGCCAAACCCAGAAACCAACTCTCGCTTGCGTACTGCCATGCAAAATGCCAAGGCCGTAAATATGCCAAAAGATAGGGTAGAAGCGGCAATTAAGCGTGCTACCGATAAAACTTTGGCCAATTACGAAGAAATTGTGTACGAAGGTTACGCACCACACGGCGTAGCTGTTTTAATTGAAACTGCAACCGATAATACTAACCGTACCGTGGCTAACGTGCGTAGTTATTTCAACAAAACTAACGGTTCTTTGGGCAAAACCGGTTCTCTAGATTTTGTTTTTAACCGTAAATCTATTTTTAGGTTTGCCCCAACAGACGAGCTTGACTTAGAAGAATTAGAGTTCGAATTAATTGACGCAGGCTTAGAAGAGCTTTACGTAGAAGCTGACGAAGAAGGTAACGATGTGGTAGTGGCACAAGGTGCTTTCGAAAACTTTGGTTCGCTACAAAAAGCTTTGGAAGAAAAAGGTCTGGAATTGAAAAGTTCTAAATTAGAGCGTATCGCTTTATCTCACCACGAAGTAACTGAAGAGCAAGCTGCGGATGTGATGAAACTGATTGATAAGCTGGAAGAGGACGATGACGTTCAAGCGGTTTATCATAACATGGCCGAGTAA
- a CDS encoding SGNH/GDSL hydrolase family protein, protein MRLKTVCAFILFFCCHFIGYAQKSEITYYDARKFYLYGKAFNNQQQYHRADTATYNELPATVKNLLTHSAGLAIVFKTNSKSISAKWCVTDKKPGNNMTLIAQKGLDLYIKRDGKWQFAGVGRPSSNICSEFTLVKAMDNTEKECMIFLPLYDELKSLEIGVEAGSSIVSLNNPFRKRVVIYGSSIVHGASAGRPGMAYPAILSRSTGLYFMNLGISGNAKMEKSAAKMVSDIEADAFILDCVPNPSPQQIKERAEDFVKTVRAKHTKAPIILIQSIFREQGNFDLEVKERVKQQNVEITAAFNRLKSAGVKDLYLITSENLLGDDHDASTDGVHPNDLGFYRMAAQLGPQITKILGQYNIK, encoded by the coding sequence ATGAGACTTAAAACTGTTTGCGCATTTATATTATTTTTCTGTTGCCATTTTATTGGCTACGCACAAAAATCGGAAATTACCTATTACGATGCCCGTAAATTTTATTTGTATGGAAAAGCATTTAACAACCAACAACAATACCACAGAGCAGACACTGCCACTTACAATGAGTTGCCAGCAACGGTTAAAAACCTACTAACACATTCGGCAGGTTTAGCCATAGTTTTTAAAACAAATAGCAAATCCATTAGTGCAAAATGGTGCGTAACCGATAAAAAGCCGGGCAACAACATGACACTTATTGCCCAAAAAGGACTAGACCTTTACATTAAAAGAGATGGCAAATGGCAATTTGCTGGTGTTGGCAGGCCTAGTAGTAATATTTGTAGCGAATTTACACTGGTTAAAGCTATGGATAACACCGAAAAAGAATGCATGATTTTTTTGCCGTTGTATGACGAATTGAAAAGCTTAGAAATTGGTGTGGAAGCGGGAAGTAGTATTGTGAGTTTAAACAATCCTTTTAGAAAACGGGTAGTGATATACGGTTCTAGCATTGTTCATGGTGCATCGGCTGGTAGACCAGGCATGGCTTACCCTGCTATCCTATCAAGAAGCACAGGATTGTACTTTATGAATTTGGGTATAAGCGGCAATGCCAAGATGGAAAAATCTGCAGCCAAAATGGTAAGTGATATCGAGGCAGATGCTTTTATATTAGATTGCGTACCCAATCCATCGCCACAACAAATTAAGGAAAGAGCCGAAGATTTTGTTAAAACCGTTAGAGCAAAACATACCAAAGCGCCTATTATTTTGATACAATCGATATTTAGAGAACAAGGAAATTTCGATTTGGAGGTCAAAGAAAGAGTAAAACAACAGAACGTGGAAATAACCGCTGCTTTCAACCGTTTAAAAAGTGCAGGTGTAAAAGATTTGTATTTAATTACATCAGAGAACCTTTTAGGCGATGACCATGATGCAAGTACAGACGGCGTACATCCAAACGACTTAGGTTTTTACAGGATGGCAGCACAATTGGGACCACAAATCACTAAGATTTTGGGTCAGTATAACATCAAATAA
- a CDS encoding FecR family protein gives MSKTSFLNLLSRYQSNTCTETEKKMVEEWYDMLGQDYDQQLSDLELNAMHNRIWENVTPQVKTVKLSSRWKYISIAASIIILLVSGILFLANYNNSERYFKKAVSYSSLSTYKNNTDKTVELVLSDLSVVTLNPGARIEYPSHFAGAKREVFLNGDAFFKISHNPQKPFYVHNKDIIVKVFGTSFYIKETEKSAEVAVKNGKVMVKENIHASLLGQKTNYPKVLITANQMVAFDKEDKKLQTSIIEKPLPLYEAYDLPKPTNSIESQKFYDTPLDKVFAMISKTYGIEIKLTNDELKKCTFTGDISNKELKEQLNLICQSISGTYATEQTTIYIKGGTCN, from the coding sequence ATGAGCAAAACATCATTTTTAAATTTGCTTAGTAGATATCAATCTAACACCTGTACCGAAACCGAAAAGAAAATGGTGGAGGAGTGGTATGATATGCTTGGTCAGGATTATGATCAACAGCTTTCTGATCTGGAGCTTAACGCCATGCACAATCGCATTTGGGAAAATGTTACACCGCAGGTAAAAACTGTTAAGCTTTCTTCGAGATGGAAATACATCAGCATTGCTGCTTCTATTATTATTTTATTGGTTAGTGGCATTCTATTCTTAGCAAATTATAACAACAGCGAGAGGTATTTCAAAAAAGCAGTTTCTTACTCTTCTTTATCAACTTATAAAAACAATACAGATAAAACGGTAGAATTAGTATTAAGCGATTTGTCTGTAGTTACGCTTAACCCAGGTGCAAGGATCGAATACCCAAGCCATTTTGCTGGTGCTAAAAGAGAAGTTTTTTTAAATGGCGATGCTTTCTTTAAAATCTCTCATAACCCACAAAAACCTTTTTACGTTCACAATAAAGATATCATTGTAAAAGTATTTGGCACTAGTTTCTACATTAAAGAAACTGAAAAATCTGCCGAAGTAGCCGTGAAAAATGGAAAGGTAATGGTAAAAGAGAATATTCACGCCTCGTTGCTTGGTCAGAAGACGAATTATCCCAAAGTTTTAATTACTGCCAACCAAATGGTAGCTTTTGATAAAGAAGATAAAAAATTACAAACTTCAATTATAGAAAAACCTTTGCCGCTATATGAAGCTTATGATTTGCCTAAACCGACAAACTCAATAGAAAGTCAGAAATTTTACGACACGCCTTTAGACAAAGTTTTCGCTATGATTTCTAAAACCTATGGCATTGAGATTAAGCTTACCAACGACGAACTAAAAAAATGTACGTTTACTGGCGACATTAGCAACAAAGAACTGAAAGAACAACTGAACTTAATTTGTCAATCTATTTCTGGCACTTACGCTACCGAACAAACTACCATCTACATCAAAGGTGGTACCTGTAACTAA